The Panicum hallii strain FIL2 chromosome 5, PHallii_v3.1, whole genome shotgun sequence genome contains the following window.
CCCCCCTACCTCTCTTCCACTTCAACTTTCTGGACAGAATGCGAACCgttccaccttcttcccagaTCGATCGAGGCTCTCGTCTCCTCCACCTCCGTTGCCCCTAGCCCTAGCTCCTGTTGCTGCCGCCGGTGCCTTGGACCTCTCTCATCCGGACTGCCTCAAATCATCACAAGAAAGACTGCTCGTGCCCTAGGCGTCGCGCCATGACCACACCTCCGCCCATCAGGCCTCGCGGAGGCTTGATGGCCCTACTGACCGCCATGGATGCGTGCTGCGGAGGGCACCCCACCAGGGACGCGTCCATGCCAGGTTCTGCTGCCCAGGGCGCCACGCACCTTGACCGTCCAATTGATCCTGTTCCTGTGCAACACAATGGAGCAGTTGCAGACTTTGTTTTCAGCCATGGAGATGACGTACAGACCACTGCTCTTGGTCCTGTCCATTGCATTGCAGACAAGGAGGCCAACGTCCATGCAGAAGGAGTGCACATGGACACCTCCGGTGATGGGTTTAGCACTCCGAAAAGAAATCCAATCCTTCCTCCATCGGTAAGCTATTTTGATTTGGTTTAATTGGTTGGTACAATGAACATAAAATTTGCATTGGTAAATTAATTCTTGTTCTCACTGCACGATGCCTCTTTTGTACCTGCTTGCGAGGATGCACTGAAGCCCGTCGTTGGAATGATATTTGATTCTCTAGAAGCTGTTAAAGTTTTCTACAAGACATATGCACATAAAGGTGATTTTTCAGTCCGTGTTGGAGCTCAAAGCAAGGTTCTCGATGTGATTGAGAATAAGAGGTTTCATTGTTCAAGGCAAGGTTGGTCCAAGAATCGTCTTAGCGGTATTGTTGCTCCATCTCAAAATCCGAAGAAGCCAAAGAAGTGCTCGGAGACAAGATGTGGATGTAATGCTCACATATATGTGAAGTTGGGGTCGGATAGTAAGTATTATATTGCTTCCATGGTTGAGGAACATAATCACGGTCTAGTCTCACTTAATAAAATTTCTTTTCTCCGATCAAACCGTTCAATCAGTCAAAGGGTCAAGAATACCTTGGTCACATGTCACAAAGCAAGTATAGGCACCTCCCAAGCATATAGACTACTACAAGTAAGTGATGGATTTGATAATATTGGATGCATGAAAATGGATCTTCAAAACTATTATCGAGGTCTTAGGGAGAAAATAAAGAATGCAGATGATGAGTTATTTATTGCACAATtagagagaaagaaagaggcAAATATTGCATTTTTCTATGACTTTGTTGTTGATGAGCAGGGGAAGTTGGTGTATGTTTTCTGGGCTGATGCTACAAGTAAAAAAATTACAGTCATTTTGGTGATTTAGTGTCTGTGGATGCAACTTATAGCACCAACCAATATAATATGAAATTTGTATCTTTTACTGGAGTCAACCATCATATGCAAAGTGTCTTTTTTGGAGCTGCATTCATAGTAAAtgagaagattgcatcatatgAGTGGCTGCTCCGAACTTTCCTTTCGGCAATGGGAGGAAAAGCCCCAAGACTTATTATAACAGATGAAGATGCTAGCATGAAATCAGCAATCAGATCTATTTTTCCACATACAATTCATAGGTTTTGTATGTGGCACATTATGGAGAAGATGTCTGAGAAGGTTAGCTTTCCAACAAACACTAGTGATCAGTTTTGGTGTGATTTAAATAAGTGTGTGTGGGGTTCCGAGACTCTGGATGAATTTGAGATGAGCTGGAATGCTATTATCACTAATTTTGGTCTATAAGTGAATGAATGGTTGGCTAACAGGTATCAAATTCGTGAGTCATGGATTCCAGCATACTTCATGGATATACCTCTTGCAGGATTACTCAGAACCACCTCAAGATCCGAAAGCTCAAATTCATTCTTCAATCGCTTTATACATCGAAAGTTAAGTTTTGTTGAGTTTTGGCTTAGATTTGATACTGTCTTAGAATGCCAAAGGCATGAGGAGTTAAAGGCGGATCACACTAGCATTCATAGTGCGCCACTTTTGATGACACCATGGCCTATCGAGAGATAAGGAAGTATATTGTACTCACGTAACGTGTTCAAAATATTTCAAGAAGAAGTGATAGCTGCTAGAGACTTATGCTTTGTTGTTGACATTGCGCAGCATGAGGGTGTCAAGGTTGTTAAAATTAATGATGCTACCACGAGGGATAGAGTGGTTCATTGGTGCACAACGAGTTCATTTGGGAGTTGCTCGTGTAAACTATTTGAGATGATTGGAGTCCCATGTCGCCATACTGTTATGATGTTGAGAGGTGAAAATCTGTTTGAAATACCTTCCTCATATATTTTGAAGAGATGGGAGACAAGATGCAAGAGGTAAAAGGAATCAAGCTTTGTATTTATTTTATTACCCTATTTATCTATAGGTCATACTTAACTACCTTTTTTCTTTGTGTCACCTTAGGGAAATTGTGTATGACGAGGAAGGCAACTTATTGGATGAGAAGCCCATAGATGCTAGAGAGGCGGAAAAAATGAAAAAGATAGCAGCTGTTCAAAACAAGCTCGAAGATTTTATTCAAAGAGCAAAGGGTTCAGATGAGGCCATGAATTTTTTGGTTTCAAGTTTGTTGAATATGGAGGCTTCTTTTGATCAAATTGTGCCTACCACGGTGCAAACTCATCAAGAAGAATATGAGAGTTTTATTGGTTGCTAAATTCCAAAACAAGTTGAGATTCATCCACCAACTGAAGTTCGTTCAAATGGAAGAAGTAAAAGAATTAAGAGAGCAAAAGAATTAACTAAGCCACGCAAGGGAAAGAATACCAAGAACGCGATGAATTAGCCACCTCAATCTTCTACTGTTTTACTTTAGAATTTTGCTTATCTTGTCAACGTTTATTGCTTTTTGTATCTAACTTACATGGCAAGTGTTAACAGTAAACAATTTTTTACATTTGACTTAAGTTAACAGTAAATATTTacgggcgccggcggtgagagCCTCTATCTCAATCGGTACTGGAAAAGACGAGAAAGTTGGAACGGTTCGCATTCTGTCCAGAAAGTTGAAGTGGAAGAGAGGTAGGGGGGTTTCACAAAATTACAAATACATCAAGTGGGGGGTAGTGGGAGGGTTCTTTTGTAAAATAACCGCATGACGTTGGATCCAGGATGGAGGGTTGAGATTCAATATGGGGGCTGCGGGAGGGTTCTTTTGTAAAATAACCCCGTGATGTTGGATCCAGAATGGAGGGCTGAGATTTAATATACAAAAGAACCCTCCCGCAGCCCCCCACTTGATGTATTTGTAATTTTGCAAACCCCCCCCACCTCTCTTCCACTTCAACTTTCTGGACAGAATGCGAACCgttccaccttcttcccagaTCGATCGAGGCTCTCATCTCCTCCACCTCCGTTGCCCCTAGCCCTAGCTCCTattgccgccgccggtgccttGGACCTCTCTCATCCGGACTGCCTCAAATCGTCGCAAGAAAGGCTGCTCGTGCCCTAAGCGCCGCGCCATGACCACACCTCCGCCCATCGGGCCTCGCGGAGGCTTGATGGCCCTACTGACCGCCATGGATGCGTGCTGCGGAGGGCACCCCACCAGGGACGCGTCCATGCCAGGTTCTGCTGCCCAGGGCACCACGCACCTTGACCCTCCAATTGATCCTGGTCCTGTGCAACACAATGGAGCAGCTGCAAACTTTATTTTCAGCCATGGAGATGACCTACAAACCACTGCTGTTGGTCCTGTCCATTGCATTGTAGACAAGGAGGCCAACGTCCATGCATAAGGAGTGCACATGGACACCACCGGTGATGGGTTTAGCACTCCGAAAAGAAATCTAATCCTTCCTCCATCGGTAAGCTATTTTGATTTGGTTTAATTGGTTGGTAGAATGAACATAAAATTTGCATTGGTAAATTAATTCTTGTTCTCACTGTACGATGCCTCTTTTGTACCTGCTTGCGAGGATGCACTGAAGCCCGTCATTGGAATGATATTTGATTCTCTAGAAGCCGTTGAAGTTTTCTACAAGACATATGCACATAAAGGTGGTTTTTCTGTCCGTGTTGGAGCTCAAAGCAAGGTTCTCGATGTGATTGAGAATAAGAGGTTTCATTGTTCAAGGCAAGGTTGATCCAAGAATCGTCTTAGCGGTATTGTTGCTCCATCTCAAAATCCGAAGAAGCCAAAGAAGTGCTCGGAGACAAGATGCGGATGTAATGCTCACATATATGTGAAGTTGGGGTCGGATAGTAAGTATTATATTGCTTCCATGGTTGAGGAACATAATCACGGTCTAGTCTCACCTAATAAATTCTTTTTTCTCCGATCAAACCGTTCAATCAGTCAAAGGGTCAAGAATACCTTGGTCACATGTCACAAAGCATGAATACCTTGACCCCAAAGGTTGTACTATAATCTTTACAATAGTATGGAGTATGCACAAGTATGCAATACACGCGCACAAAGTATAGCAGACGGTATAAGCATTACATTTTTATGTGCCATTTATTTATTACCTATAAAATTTTAAGATTTCATCCTAGATTTTCTTAAGAATAGTAGACATGTTCGCTCGTGGCTTGCAGAGAGCTTCCAGAGGAACAGCCTTAAACATGATGGTGCCAGTGGCTGTTGCCATGTCAACCTCTCCATCTCCAATCCTGCTCCAATCGAAGCATTGGAGCAGCACCCCTAGAACCAGCCCCATGGTTCGCATTGCAAGATTCTCCCCAGGACATTTGCGCCTCCCCATCCCGAATGGCATCATGAACTTTCCCTCTGCTCCGCCGTGCTCGAACCTCTCCGGCCTGAACTCCTCCGGATCCTCCCACGTAGCTGGATCCCTGTGGATGGCATGCGCATTGACAAGGACCATGGACCCTGCGGGGACATCGTATCCGTGGATCTTGCAGTCGGTGGATGCCTCATGCGGCAGTAGCATCGGCGCGGCAGGGTACAGCCGGAGAGTCTCAGTGATGATGCAGTGGAGGTACGGCAGGTGGGGAAGGTCGTTCTTGTCAAGAAGACGACCCCCTCCGACGTTCAAGTCGATTTCTTCTTGCGCCTTTTTCAGTGCATTTGGGTGGTTAAGCAGGAGCGCCATTGTCCACTCCATTGTCGTTGAGGTTGTCTCCGTGCCAGCGCCCAGCAGATTCTTCAATCCAGATACGAGAAAAAATATTAGAGATGGAAAGAGAGCATGATTGTTAGCTACGTAGAAACAGAATTAAGGGCATGGAAACATGGATAGTGCTACTCACTGCCACGAGAGCGCTGATAAAAGTGTCGGTGTAGACGTCGGGCTCTGTTTTCTGCAGCGACAGCATGACGGCGATCATGCTCTTCTTCTCGTCAGAGTCGTCCTTGCCGTTCTTGCGTTCCAGCTGCTTTAGCTTCTCCTTCTCTGCATCGATCATCTTGTAGATGAACGTGTTCCTTCGGTTAACCGCGTCCCTGAGCTGCTTCTTCACGCCGTAGACATCGAACCACCGAAGCAGAGGCATGTAGTCCCAGATGTTGGCCACACCAACAAGAGGGACGATCGCCTCGACGATGTCCTTCATCTCCCGCGCCTCCTTGGACATGTCCTCGTCCGCGTCGTCGGAGTAGGTGTTCCTGGTCTGCGCCATGATCTCCATGAGGACGCTGTGGGAGAGCTCGAACAGCCTCCGCTTCAGCTCGACCCTCGCGGCGCCGCCCGGCGTGGCGGCTGAGGCGCGGGCAAGGCGGCGCACCATGGCGCGCAGCTCGCGGGAGATGACGTTGTCCGACATGATGTTGACGCGATGGGCCGAGAGGAGGTGCACGGTGGCGACGCGGCGCATGGTGCGCCAGGGCGCGCCGTAGTTGGCGAGGGTGATTACCGAGTAGTCGAAGGAGGCCTCCCGCACGGACGGGAAGTGCGGGCGGTTGGCGATCGTGATGTCGAGGTCCCCGGAGAAGCACTCCTTCGCCAGCCCCGCCGAGCCGATGACGACGGCGTGGCGGCTGCCGAGGCGAAGGTGGACGGCCGGGCCGTAGCGCGCCGCGAGGTCGGCGAGCGAGGCGTGGAGCGGCTTCTTGAGCAAGGGGAGGTGGCCGAGGATGGGGAGCGCGAACCGCGGCCCAGGTGGCAGGCGTCGCCGCCTCCCGCGGCCCATCAAGAGGTGGTGGAGCAAGACGAGGAGCACGAAggtgacggcggcgaggtagtaGAACCTTTCCATGGTTTGGTTGCGATGAAGCGACGTGGTGACTGATGATGAGCTGAGATTTAGGACCTGTGTCTTGTTGTGTGATATATGTGGATATGGACGGGCATGCAGATGCAGATACTTATATATAGCTACATCAAGGATAGGCTTCGCTGTTGGAAGAAAAGCCTGACGACGAACTTGTGGCTAGGAGATGGAACATCTGTCAGACTTGCCGGGCAAGGTGACGCTGCATTTCTGCGGACGCATCCAGTGACGTCTCCTTTGCGGTGTGTTGGCACATGATTCCTCCGACGTGATACAATTGTTCTATAGAAAAGTATACTTCGTACTTGTCAAATGTACTGTGAGGGAAGCATCCTAGTGATCGATCCAGTTGAACCGTACGTGCAGCCAGCTCCGAGCTAGGCACACACACATGCATATACACAACAACGATAGGCTGTTTGAATCCAGAAGTCCGGATCACATTAAATATTTGGATGCTAATTAGAGAGactaaatatgagctaactataaaactaattgcataaattgATACTAATTCATTAGACGAATCTATTAactctaattaatccatcattagcacatgtttacgcAACGTTgtcaaatcatgaactaattagatttaatggattcgtctcccgaactagcctccatttatgcaattggttttgtaattagcctatatttaatactcatAATTGGTGttaaacatctgatgtgacggGAATAAAGTTTAATCTGGGTCCAAACAGCCCATAGGCTTTCATGTTAGTGAATTTGATGCACCAAAAAAATAATCTGGACGCTAAATTATGCTGCAAAGATTAGCATCGTCTTGCTAGCTAGGCTCCGGAACTTCCGGTGATTTTCCGGTGAGAACGCACGTTTGCCATGGGTATGCGGTGCCGTGAGCTAGCCGAAGCATCGAGCTAGCAGCGACGCCTTCGAGATTGCCAAGCAGGGAGAAAACCACACGGGACACCTAACCTTGTCCGATGCTGGAGACCTTTCAATTTTCTGTCTTTGAAGTTTGAAGGGTCAGCAGTCAGCACGTAGTCCCCAGAAACATCCGTCGAGTTCCTCGCTGCTCTTCCTTTCCGAGCGGCGTCGCCTGATGGCGCCTGGCGGTGAAAACTGAAGACGATCGACGACGACGCGAACGTCATGGTGCTGACCGAGTTCGCCGGGGACGATGGATGGCTTGCGGAGTCGCTCGCTGGAGTTGAAAACTTCTGTGAGGAATCTATATTGAATTTGGTTTTAAGATAGGGGCTATGAGATTTTAGATGAAGATGTAGTTTTCGGATTCGAAAGAGATGGAGGAGATGATCAGAGGCAGGGGGTTAGTTGGTGTAGGTACGTGAGTTTATTTTCCCCATTTTCTAATTTCAGAAATTatttttcaaattcaaaaatagAATCTTCTTTAAACGTGGAAGAATATTCCCAAGCTCTAGAATAATTAAGGAAAACTCTAGAAATAGATTGCAAATGGATTTTTTTTCTCGGTTCATTTATTAGGCCTACGCATGCAAGTACGCGGATCCTATACGTCGGTCCATCTGCTCCATGCTTCAGCCTGCTCATTGTTTGAGATTCTTTTCCATTGACTCACGAGCTTAGCATTTCTTTTTCCACCTTCGTTCTTTCCTCTCCCGTACGTACCTTCCAT
Protein-coding sequences here:
- the LOC112891472 gene encoding cytochrome P450 81E8-like, translating into MERFYYLAAVTFVLLVLLHHLLMGRGRRRRLPPGPRFALPILGHLPLLKKPLHASLADLAARYGPAVHLRLGSRHAVVIGSAGLAKECFSGDLDITIANRPHFPSVREASFDYSVITLANYGAPWRTMRRVATVHLLSAHRVNIMSDNVISRELRAMVRRLARASAATPGGAARVELKRRLFELSHSVLMEIMAQTRNTYSDDADEDMSKEAREMKDIVEAIVPLVGVANIWDYMPLLRWFDVYGVKKQLRDAVNRRNTFIYKMIDAEKEKLKQLERKNGKDDSDEKKSMIAVMLSLQKTEPDVYTDTFISALVANLLGAGTETTSTTMEWTMALLLNHPNALKKAQEEIDLNVGGGRLLDKNDLPHLPYLHCIITETLRLYPAAPMLLPHEASTDCKIHGYDVPAGSMVLVNAHAIHRDPATWEDPEEFRPERFEHGGAEGKFMMPFGMGRRKCPGENLAMRTMGLVLGVLLQCFDWSRIGDGEVDMATATGTIMFKAVPLEALCKPRANMSTILKKI